One segment of Mycolicibacterium neworleansense DNA contains the following:
- a CDS encoding sulfurtransferase: MPLPADPSPTLAEYAHPERLVTADWLASNLGRPGLAIVESDEDVLLYDTGHIPGAVKIDWHLDLNDPNVRDYINGEQFAELMDRKGISRDDTVVIYGDKSNWWAAYALWVFTLFGHPDVRLLDGGRDLWVSHGRDTTLEVPTRQSSGYPVVERNDAPIRAYRDDVLEILGKQPLIDVRSPQEYTGERTHMPDYPEEGALRGGHIPTAKSIPWAKAARDSGQFRSRAELEELYGFLNADDKTVVYCRIGERSSHTWFVLTHLLGLPGVRNYDGSWTEWGNAVRVPVAVGPDPGEAP; the protein is encoded by the coding sequence GTGCCGCTGCCTGCTGATCCCAGCCCCACTCTTGCCGAGTACGCCCATCCGGAGCGCCTGGTCACCGCCGACTGGCTGGCCAGCAATCTGGGCCGGCCCGGTTTGGCCATCGTCGAGTCCGACGAGGACGTCCTGCTCTACGACACCGGCCACATCCCCGGCGCGGTCAAAATCGACTGGCATCTGGACCTCAACGACCCCAATGTGCGGGACTACATCAATGGTGAGCAGTTCGCCGAGTTGATGGACCGCAAGGGCATCAGCCGCGACGACACCGTGGTGATCTACGGCGACAAGAGCAACTGGTGGGCGGCCTACGCGCTATGGGTGTTCACCCTGTTCGGTCACCCTGACGTGCGTCTGCTCGACGGCGGCCGCGACCTGTGGGTCTCCCACGGCCGCGACACCACCCTCGAGGTGCCCACCCGGCAGTCCAGCGGTTATCCGGTCGTGGAGCGCAACGACGCCCCGATCCGCGCCTACCGCGATGACGTGCTCGAGATCCTCGGCAAGCAGCCGTTGATCGACGTCCGCTCGCCCCAGGAGTACACCGGCGAGCGCACCCACATGCCGGACTACCCGGAGGAAGGCGCGCTGCGCGGCGGGCACATCCCCACCGCCAAGTCGATCCCGTGGGCCAAGGCGGCCCGCGACAGCGGTCAGTTCCGCAGCCGTGCCGAACTCGAGGAGCTCTATGGCTTCCTCAACGCCGATGACAAGACGGTGGTGTACTGCCGGATCGGTGAGCGTTCCAGCCACACCTGGTTCGTGCTGACCCACCTGCTCGGGTTGCCCGGTGTGCGCAATTACGACGGCTCGTGGACCGAATGGGGCAACGCGGTGCGTGTGCCTGTGGCCGTCGGCCCGGATCCGGGCGAAGCTCCGTGA
- a CDS encoding SufE family protein, producing MTLPDALAEVVSDFQEVAGQDKLQLLLEFANELPPLPAHLEEAAMEPVPECQSPLFLDVDASDRGKVRLYFSAPPEAPTTRGFAAILATGLDGQSADDILAVPDDFYTALGLAALISPLRLRGMSAMLTRIKRRLRAA from the coding sequence GTGACATTGCCGGACGCCCTGGCCGAAGTCGTCTCCGACTTCCAGGAGGTGGCCGGCCAGGACAAGTTGCAGCTGCTCCTGGAGTTCGCCAACGAGTTGCCGCCGTTGCCGGCACACCTCGAAGAGGCGGCGATGGAGCCGGTTCCGGAGTGCCAGTCGCCGCTGTTTCTGGACGTCGACGCGTCCGACCGGGGCAAGGTCCGGCTGTACTTCAGCGCTCCCCCGGAGGCTCCGACGACGCGCGGCTTCGCCGCGATCCTGGCCACCGGCCTGGACGGCCAGTCCGCCGATGACATCTTGGCGGTGCCCGACGACTTCTACACCGCGCTGGGCCTGGCCGCGCTGATCAGCCCGCTGCGACTGCGCGGCATGTCGGCAATGCTGACCCGGATCAAGCGGCGGCTGCGCGCGGCCTGA
- a CDS encoding DUF6199 family natural product biosynthesis protein, translating into MGAAILVILVGVLVGAVLVASPRRIWWATQSWKFRDPEANEPSDAAYGMTRAGGVFVILLALFVGASIIHSDFQRKSRREAQEQRQAAEAAFVAPPPEKRGPLPVIGYFTQKFPKSLEVTVYYLAPGESVREAVRDSASHRPYKSNFPCYTSAGEGRAKDASLLVNPELFWAPKGLGDMAKSDRCHRGVGRKVHETSRFIDGSVPPPVATDSAIVDRYGAEILPAASGNVVPKLPEKMYPDP; encoded by the coding sequence GTGGGTGCGGCGATATTGGTCATTCTCGTGGGCGTGTTGGTGGGCGCGGTGTTGGTGGCTTCACCGAGGCGCATCTGGTGGGCGACACAGTCCTGGAAGTTCCGCGATCCGGAGGCCAACGAGCCGAGCGACGCGGCCTACGGGATGACCCGGGCGGGCGGGGTTTTCGTGATCCTGCTGGCGCTGTTCGTGGGCGCGTCGATCATTCACAGCGACTTCCAGCGGAAGAGCCGCCGCGAAGCGCAGGAACAGCGTCAAGCCGCCGAGGCTGCCTTCGTGGCTCCACCGCCCGAGAAGCGCGGGCCGCTGCCGGTGATCGGCTACTTCACCCAGAAGTTTCCCAAAAGCCTCGAGGTCACCGTGTACTACCTGGCGCCTGGTGAATCGGTGCGTGAGGCGGTGCGCGACTCGGCAAGCCACCGGCCGTACAAGTCGAACTTCCCGTGCTACACCTCCGCCGGGGAAGGCCGGGCCAAGGACGCCTCACTGCTCGTGAACCCGGAATTGTTTTGGGCGCCCAAGGGACTCGGTGACATGGCCAAGTCTGACCGCTGCCATCGGGGCGTTGGCCGCAAGGTTCACGAAACGTCACGGTTCATCGACGGCTCGGTGCCACCGCCGGTCGCCACCGACTCGGCCATCGTGGATCGGTACGGAGCCGAGATCCTGCCCGCGGCCTCGGGCAACGTCGTCCCGAAACTCCCCGAGAAGATGTACCCGGACCCGTAA
- a CDS encoding acetyl-CoA carboxylase biotin carboxylase subunit encodes MANHASSKISKVLVANRGEIAVRVIRAAKDAGLASVAVYAEPDADAPHVRLADEAFALGGQTSAESYLVFEKLLDAAAKSGANAIHPGYGFLSENADFAQAVLDAGLIWIGPSPQSIRDLGDKVTARHIAARAQAPLVPGTPDPVKDADEVVAFAKEFGVPVAIKAAFGGGGRGMKVARTIEEIPELFESATREAVAAFGRGECFVERYLDKPRHVEAQVIADTHGNVVVAGTRDCSLQRRFQKLVEEAPAPFLTDAQRKEIHESAKRICKEAGYYGAGTVEYLVGQDGLISFLEVNTRLQVEHPVTEETSGIDLVLQQFKIANGEALDITEDPTPRGHSFEFRINGEDAGRGFLPAPGPVTKFEAPTGPGVRMDSGVESGSVIGGQFDSMLAKLIVTGATREEALARSRRALAEFNVEGLATVIPFHRAVTADPAFIGDGEKFDVHTRWIETEWDNTVEPFTGGDPIEEEDTVPRQTVVVEVGGRRLEVSLPGDLALGGGGASGGASGVLRKKPKARKRGGGGATAASGDSVTAPMQGTVVKVAVEEGQEVAAGDLVVVLEAMKMENPVTAHKDGVITGLAVEAGAAITQGTVIAEIK; translated from the coding sequence GTGGCCAACCACGCCAGCTCAAAGATCTCCAAGGTGCTGGTCGCCAATCGCGGGGAGATCGCGGTCCGGGTGATCCGCGCCGCCAAAGACGCTGGGCTTGCCAGCGTGGCCGTGTATGCCGAGCCGGACGCCGATGCACCGCACGTGCGGCTCGCCGATGAAGCCTTCGCCCTGGGGGGCCAGACCTCAGCCGAGTCCTACCTGGTCTTCGAGAAGCTCCTGGACGCCGCGGCGAAGTCCGGCGCCAACGCCATCCACCCGGGTTACGGCTTCCTGTCGGAGAATGCCGACTTCGCCCAGGCCGTGCTCGACGCCGGGCTGATCTGGATCGGGCCGAGCCCGCAGTCGATCCGCGATCTGGGTGACAAGGTCACCGCCCGCCACATCGCCGCACGCGCACAGGCGCCGCTGGTTCCGGGCACCCCGGACCCGGTGAAGGACGCCGACGAGGTCGTCGCGTTCGCCAAGGAGTTCGGCGTGCCGGTCGCGATCAAGGCCGCCTTCGGCGGTGGCGGTCGCGGCATGAAGGTGGCCCGCACCATCGAAGAGATTCCCGAGCTGTTCGAGTCGGCGACCCGTGAGGCCGTCGCCGCGTTCGGCCGTGGCGAGTGCTTCGTCGAGCGCTACCTGGACAAGCCGCGCCACGTCGAGGCTCAGGTGATCGCCGATACCCACGGAAACGTGGTCGTCGCCGGTACCCGCGACTGCTCGCTGCAGCGCCGCTTCCAGAAGCTGGTCGAGGAGGCCCCGGCGCCGTTCCTGACCGATGCGCAGCGCAAGGAGATCCACGAGTCCGCCAAGCGCATCTGCAAGGAGGCCGGCTACTACGGTGCCGGCACCGTCGAGTACCTGGTCGGCCAGGACGGCCTGATCTCCTTCCTCGAGGTCAACACCCGTCTGCAGGTGGAACACCCGGTCACCGAGGAGACCTCCGGCATCGACCTGGTGCTGCAGCAGTTCAAGATCGCCAACGGCGAAGCCCTGGACATCACCGAGGATCCGACCCCGCGCGGCCACTCGTTCGAGTTCCGCATCAACGGTGAGGATGCCGGTCGCGGCTTCCTGCCGGCGCCCGGCCCGGTCACCAAGTTCGAGGCCCCGACGGGCCCGGGCGTCCGGATGGACTCCGGCGTGGAGTCCGGCTCGGTCATCGGTGGCCAGTTCGATTCGATGCTGGCCAAGCTGATCGTCACTGGCGCCACCCGCGAAGAGGCGCTGGCCCGCTCGCGTCGCGCCCTGGCCGAGTTCAACGTCGAGGGTCTGGCCACGGTCATCCCGTTCCACCGCGCCGTGACCGCCGACCCGGCCTTCATCGGCGACGGCGAGAAGTTCGACGTGCACACCCGCTGGATCGAGACCGAGTGGGACAACACGGTCGAGCCGTTCACCGGTGGCGACCCGATCGAGGAAGAGGACACCGTTCCGCGCCAGACCGTGGTCGTCGAGGTCGGTGGACGTCGCCTCGAGGTGTCGCTGCCCGGAGACCTGGCGCTCGGCGGTGGCGGGGCAAGCGGTGGTGCGAGCGGTGTCCTTCGTAAGAAGCCCAAGGCCCGCAAGCGCGGTGGCGGCGGCGCCACGGCTGCCTCGGGTGACTCGGTGACCGCGCCGATGCAGGGCACCGTGGTCAAGGTTGCCGTCGAAGAGGGCCAGGAAGTAGCCGCAGGCGACCTGGTCGTGGTCCTGGAGGCCATGAAGATGGAGAACCCGGTGACGGCCCACAAGGACGGCGTCATCACCGGTCTGGCCGTCGAGGCCGGTGCCGCCATCACCCAGGGCACCGTGATCGCCGAGATCAAGTAA
- a CDS encoding malate dehydrogenase has translation MSTPANPKVVTVTGAAGQIGYAALFRIGAGALLGRDVPVKLRLLELPSAIRAAEGVVMELVDSAFDLLVDIEIHDDPVRAFDGVDVALLVGARPRSKGMERADLLAANAAIFAESGKALNSGAARDVRVVVVGNPANTNALVAAAHAPDIPAERFTALTRLDHNRAVAALATHAGVHVTDVSRVTVWGNHSPTMYPDIFHAVVDGRPGSDYAADTNWLTDDFIPTVATRGTAIIEARGTSSAASAANAAIDHVRDWVDGTDPDDWTSVALPSPGVYGVPEGVVASLPVRAIDGAWKIVEGLEINEFSRARIDASVAELLDERHAVERLGLL, from the coding sequence GTGAGCACGCCCGCGAACCCCAAGGTAGTCACGGTCACCGGCGCGGCCGGCCAGATCGGTTATGCCGCCCTGTTCCGCATCGGGGCCGGCGCCCTGCTGGGACGCGACGTACCCGTGAAGCTGCGCCTGCTGGAGCTGCCTTCGGCGATCCGCGCGGCCGAAGGCGTCGTCATGGAGCTCGTCGACAGTGCCTTCGATCTGCTGGTCGACATCGAGATCCACGACGACCCGGTGCGCGCGTTCGACGGCGTCGACGTCGCGCTGCTGGTCGGGGCCAGGCCCCGCAGTAAAGGCATGGAGCGTGCCGACCTGCTGGCGGCCAACGCCGCGATCTTCGCCGAGTCCGGCAAGGCCCTCAATTCCGGCGCGGCCAGGGATGTACGCGTCGTCGTGGTCGGCAACCCGGCGAACACCAACGCGCTGGTGGCCGCGGCCCATGCGCCCGACATCCCGGCTGAGCGATTCACCGCGCTGACCCGGCTCGACCACAACCGAGCCGTCGCGGCGCTGGCCACCCACGCCGGTGTGCACGTCACCGATGTGTCGCGGGTGACGGTCTGGGGCAACCACTCGCCGACCATGTACCCCGATATCTTCCACGCGGTCGTAGACGGGCGGCCGGGATCCGACTATGCGGCCGACACCAATTGGCTGACCGATGATTTCATTCCGACCGTGGCCACCCGCGGTACCGCGATCATCGAGGCCCGCGGCACCTCATCGGCGGCATCGGCCGCCAACGCCGCCATCGATCATGTCCGGGACTGGGTGGACGGCACCGACCCCGACGACTGGACCTCGGTGGCGCTGCCCTCCCCCGGTGTCTACGGAGTGCCCGAGGGTGTGGTGGCCTCGTTGCCGGTGCGGGCCATTGACGGTGCGTGGAAGATCGTGGAGGGGCTGGAGATCAACGAGTTCTCCCGGGCCCGTATCGATGCCTCGGTGGCCGAGCTGCTCGACGAGCGCCACGCGGTCGAACGGTTGGGCCTGCTGTAG
- a CDS encoding SDR family oxidoreductase — translation MPSHPSAHPFAGRTIVLIGGGSGIGLATARLVTAGKGTVVLGGRTPERLAAAAATLGPQAGWHQVDTADQDSIDAFFDFVGTRFGSVHGLFTTAADYLTGPMARLSVDQAATAFDSKFWGQYRVVKSAIPMLSPDAAIVLMSGAASARPAAVAPAYSAANAAIEGLARGLAVELAPVTVNAIAPGTVEGNLWSQRDPAIREQAFAAYRDASTIGRLADEDEIAQSVGYLLSSRITTGSTLFPDGGYAFR, via the coding sequence ATGCCATCTCATCCTTCGGCACACCCGTTCGCAGGCCGGACCATCGTCCTCATCGGCGGTGGTTCAGGCATCGGTCTGGCTACCGCCCGCCTGGTCACTGCGGGGAAGGGCACGGTCGTGTTGGGTGGGCGCACGCCCGAACGACTGGCCGCCGCCGCGGCAACCCTCGGCCCGCAAGCCGGTTGGCATCAGGTCGATACCGCTGACCAGGATTCGATCGACGCGTTCTTCGATTTCGTCGGTACCAGATTCGGCTCCGTCCACGGCCTGTTCACCACCGCCGCCGACTACCTGACCGGTCCGATGGCCCGGCTCAGTGTGGACCAGGCCGCCACAGCGTTCGACTCCAAGTTCTGGGGGCAGTACCGCGTGGTCAAGTCGGCGATTCCGATGCTGAGCCCTGACGCCGCGATCGTGTTGATGTCGGGCGCCGCCAGTGCCCGCCCGGCCGCGGTCGCTCCTGCGTACAGCGCGGCGAACGCTGCGATCGAAGGCCTGGCCCGCGGTTTGGCTGTGGAATTGGCGCCGGTGACCGTCAACGCGATCGCCCCTGGCACGGTCGAGGGCAATCTGTGGAGCCAACGCGATCCCGCGATCCGGGAACAGGCGTTCGCCGCCTATCGCGACGCCTCCACCATCGGACGGTTGGCCGACGAGGATGAGATCGCGCAGTCGGTGGGCTACCTGCTGAGCAGCCGGATCACCACCGGTTCCACCCTTTTCCCAGACGGCGGTTACGCCTTCCGCTGA
- a CDS encoding nucleotidyltransferase family protein, with the protein MPNADAVAGVVLAAGAGSRFGMPKVLADEGDWLARAVSALDEGGCDDVIVVLGAAMVEVPAPARAVVATRWAEGMSASVREGLHAAGPAAWVVLHTVDTPDVGARVVTRVLRAARGAESGLARATYDGRPGHPVVVAHRHVAALSAAMRGDQGARAFLRGRADVVAVECGDLATGLDIDER; encoded by the coding sequence ATGCCGAACGCCGACGCAGTTGCCGGGGTGGTGCTGGCCGCCGGCGCCGGCAGCCGCTTCGGGATGCCGAAAGTTCTTGCCGATGAAGGCGATTGGCTTGCGCGGGCGGTGAGCGCGCTCGATGAGGGCGGTTGTGACGACGTGATCGTGGTGCTGGGTGCCGCGATGGTCGAGGTACCCGCGCCGGCTCGCGCGGTGGTGGCCACCCGCTGGGCCGAGGGCATGAGCGCTTCGGTTCGCGAAGGGCTGCATGCCGCCGGTCCGGCCGCATGGGTCGTCCTGCACACCGTCGACACCCCGGATGTCGGCGCCCGCGTCGTGACCCGGGTGCTGCGCGCGGCGCGCGGCGCCGAATCCGGCCTGGCCCGCGCCACCTACGACGGCCGCCCCGGTCACCCCGTCGTCGTGGCGCACAGGCACGTGGCGGCGTTGTCCGCCGCGATGCGCGGCGACCAGGGGGCCCGGGCGTTCCTGCGCGGCCGTGCCGACGTCGTTGCCGTGGAATGCGGTGACCTGGCCACCGGCCTGGACATCGACGAACGCTGA
- a CDS encoding STAS domain-containing protein: MTVFSTNALIDRTDESPATFATCWLPPSTAVISAHGEIDAVNAAEFADYALQHTGKAKQVAVDLTDIEFFGTAGFSALRAMDTHCSTTSVDWVLVPSKAVSRLLRICDPNSELHTCYSVAAALSTLNGKTPLLQLVTKSR; this comes from the coding sequence ATGACCGTCTTCTCGACGAACGCACTGATCGATCGGACCGACGAATCGCCTGCGACGTTTGCTACGTGCTGGCTGCCGCCGTCAACGGCGGTGATCAGCGCCCACGGCGAGATCGATGCCGTCAACGCTGCCGAATTCGCGGACTACGCGTTGCAGCACACCGGCAAGGCCAAGCAGGTCGCGGTCGACCTCACCGATATCGAGTTCTTCGGTACCGCAGGGTTTTCCGCCCTCAGAGCGATGGACACCCACTGCTCGACCACGTCGGTCGACTGGGTGTTGGTGCCCAGCAAGGCGGTGAGCCGGCTACTGCGTATCTGCGACCCGAATTCAGAGTTGCACACGTGCTACAGCGTGGCGGCGGCACTGTCCACGCTGAACGGCAAGACCCCGCTACTGCAGCTGGTCACGAAGTCGCGCTAG
- a CDS encoding RNA polymerase sigma factor SigF — protein sequence MFRELSELSEDSSAYERQRERIVERCLPLADHIARRFDGRGEPREDLTQVARVGLVNAVNRFDVEAGSDFVSFAVPTIMGEVRRHFRDNSWSVKVPRRLKELHLRLGAATAELSQRLGRAPTASELADELGMDREEVIEGLVAGSSYNTLSIDGGGGGDEDAPAIVDTLGDVDTGLDQIDNRETLRPLLAQLPERERTVLLLRFFESMTQTQIAERVGVSQMHVSRLLAKSLARLRDQLQ from the coding sequence ATGTTTCGCGAACTCAGCGAACTGTCCGAGGACTCGTCGGCCTACGAACGCCAACGTGAGCGGATCGTCGAGCGGTGCCTGCCGCTCGCCGACCACATCGCGCGGCGGTTCGACGGCCGAGGCGAGCCTCGGGAAGACTTGACCCAGGTGGCGCGGGTCGGCCTGGTCAACGCGGTCAACCGATTTGACGTGGAGGCCGGATCGGACTTCGTTTCGTTCGCGGTGCCGACGATCATGGGGGAGGTCCGGCGCCACTTCCGGGACAACAGCTGGTCGGTGAAGGTGCCGCGGCGGCTCAAGGAACTGCACCTGCGGCTCGGCGCGGCGACTGCCGAGCTGTCGCAGCGGCTGGGCCGCGCCCCGACCGCCTCCGAGCTTGCCGACGAGCTCGGCATGGACCGCGAAGAGGTGATCGAAGGGCTCGTCGCGGGCAGTTCGTACAACACCCTGTCGATCGACGGCGGCGGCGGGGGCGACGAGGACGCACCGGCGATAGTTGACACGCTCGGCGACGTGGACACCGGCCTGGATCAGATCGACAATCGAGAAACGTTGCGGCCGTTGCTCGCTCAGCTACCCGAGCGGGAACGAACGGTACTGTTGCTGCGGTTCTTCGAATCCATGACGCAGACGCAGATCGCCGAGCGTGTCGGTGTCTCGCAGATGCACGTATCGCGGCTGTTGGCGAAATCGCTAGCGCGACTTCGTGACCAGCTGCAGTAG
- a CDS encoding ATP-binding protein yields the protein MADEQGQPKPPKRAERSVEIRVAARLENLAVVRTLVAAVAAFEDLDFDVVADLRLAVDEACTALIRAAVPDSGLHLTVDPGDESVVITASATCTGAAVVEPGSFSWHVLSSLTDAVTTFTDGDGPDAGQVFGITLTTRRASLLR from the coding sequence ATGGCCGACGAACAGGGCCAACCCAAGCCGCCGAAGCGCGCGGAGCGGTCGGTGGAGATTCGGGTCGCTGCGAGGCTGGAGAACCTGGCCGTAGTGCGCACCCTTGTAGCTGCGGTGGCAGCCTTTGAAGACCTTGACTTCGACGTCGTCGCTGATCTGCGGCTGGCCGTGGACGAGGCTTGCACGGCTCTGATCCGGGCCGCCGTCCCGGATTCGGGCCTGCATTTGACCGTTGACCCGGGCGACGAATCGGTGGTGATCACCGCTTCCGCCACCTGCACGGGCGCCGCGGTGGTGGAACCGGGCAGCTTCAGCTGGCATGTGTTGAGCTCGCTGACCGACGCCGTCACCACCTTCACCGACGGTGACGGGCCCGACGCCGGCCAGGTATTCGGCATCACCCTGACGACGAGACGAGCGAGCCTGCTGAGGTGA
- a CDS encoding DUF6328 family protein, with product MDPDRPELDQPWDQSARHETEAERLDRNWSSLLQELRVVQTGVQLLTGLLLTLPFQERFSMLDEPMRILYLVTVACSAAATALLVAPVGMHRILFRRHRLNLLVSAAHRCAFFGLVLLGLAMAGVTELIFDTVAGREAGVIAGAVALLTFVGIWLVLPFAMRLGHPMSIGSSVELGAQRSQ from the coding sequence ATGGATCCGGACCGCCCCGAGCTGGATCAGCCCTGGGACCAGAGCGCCCGCCACGAAACGGAAGCCGAACGGCTGGACCGCAACTGGAGCAGCCTGCTGCAGGAACTGCGCGTCGTGCAGACCGGCGTTCAATTGCTCACCGGCCTGTTGTTGACTCTGCCGTTCCAGGAACGGTTCTCGATGCTCGACGAGCCCATGCGGATCCTCTATCTGGTGACGGTGGCGTGTTCGGCCGCGGCCACCGCGCTGCTGGTCGCCCCGGTCGGCATGCACCGCATCCTGTTCCGCAGGCACCGGTTGAACCTGCTGGTCTCCGCGGCGCACCGGTGCGCATTCTTCGGGCTGGTATTGCTGGGCCTGGCGATGGCCGGGGTGACGGAGTTGATCTTCGACACGGTGGCCGGGCGCGAGGCCGGGGTGATCGCCGGGGCCGTCGCGCTGCTGACGTTCGTCGGCATCTGGCTGGTGCTGCCGTTCGCGATGCGATTGGGTCATCCGATGTCGATCGGTTCCTCAGTCGAACTCGGCGCGCAGCGCAGCCAGTAG
- a CDS encoding LLM class F420-dependent oxidoreductase gives MARFGYTLMTEQSGPRQLVDYAVAAEQAGFDFEVSSDHYSPWLASQGHAPNAWPVLGAVAHATQTVQLYSYVTCPTIRYHPAIIAQQAATVQILADGRFTLGLGSGENLNEHVVGQGWPTVERRLDMLAEAIKLIRELLSGELIDFRGEFYEADSARIWDVPEVPVTIAVSMTGQKSVEKLAVAADHLINVAPDRDIVEGWQERRHATGVLPEGRVIGQVPVCWDPDRDAAVERAHDQFRWFGGGWAVNADLPTPAGFAAATRFVRPEDVAEAIPCGPDLDAIVAAVKPYLDSGFTDVALVQIGDEGQQRFLDQAAKPLLAALRAEFD, from the coding sequence ATGGCCAGATTCGGATACACCTTGATGACCGAGCAGAGCGGCCCACGACAGCTCGTTGACTACGCGGTGGCAGCAGAGCAGGCGGGTTTCGACTTCGAAGTGAGCAGTGACCACTACAGCCCGTGGCTGGCCAGCCAGGGGCACGCTCCCAACGCCTGGCCAGTGCTGGGTGCGGTAGCCCACGCCACCCAGACCGTGCAGCTCTACTCGTACGTGACCTGTCCGACGATCAGGTATCACCCGGCGATCATCGCCCAGCAGGCGGCCACCGTGCAGATCCTGGCCGACGGCCGGTTCACCCTCGGCCTCGGCAGCGGTGAGAATCTCAACGAACACGTCGTGGGACAGGGCTGGCCCACCGTCGAACGCCGTCTCGACATGCTCGCCGAGGCGATCAAGCTGATCCGTGAACTGCTCAGCGGGGAGCTGATCGATTTCAGGGGCGAGTTCTACGAGGCGGACTCCGCGCGCATCTGGGATGTACCGGAAGTCCCGGTGACGATCGCAGTCTCGATGACCGGCCAGAAATCCGTCGAAAAGCTGGCCGTGGCCGCCGATCATCTGATCAACGTCGCACCCGACCGGGACATCGTCGAGGGCTGGCAAGAGCGCAGGCACGCCACCGGTGTGCTCCCCGAGGGACGGGTCATCGGGCAGGTGCCGGTGTGCTGGGATCCCGACCGTGACGCCGCCGTCGAGCGGGCGCACGACCAGTTCCGCTGGTTCGGGGGTGGTTGGGCCGTCAACGCAGACCTGCCGACGCCTGCCGGATTCGCCGCGGCAACCCGGTTTGTGCGCCCAGAGGACGTGGCGGAAGCGATCCCCTGTGGACCCGACCTGGATGCGATCGTCGCGGCGGTGAAGCCGTACCTCGATTCAGGATTCACCGATGTCGCCCTGGTGCAGATCGGTGACGAGGGCCAACAACGTTTTCTCGACCAAGCGGCGAAACCGCTACTGGCTGCGCTGCGCGCCGAGTTCGACTGA
- the usfY gene encoding protein UsfY: MHGPKDPVDHARTTRPHAGESMKDNVIMPALILIFVGLVLFVGTLAAFATGHPDVGLTVGTLSAAGFIVGSMWLAIEHLRVRRIEDRWYTDHPGVMRQRPSS, encoded by the coding sequence ATGCACGGTCCCAAAGACCCAGTTGACCACGCCCGGACAACCCGGCCACATGCCGGCGAGTCGATGAAGGACAACGTCATCATGCCCGCGCTGATACTGATCTTCGTGGGATTGGTGTTGTTCGTCGGCACCTTGGCGGCGTTCGCCACCGGGCATCCCGACGTCGGTCTGACCGTAGGCACGTTGTCCGCGGCCGGGTTCATCGTCGGATCGATGTGGTTGGCGATCGAGCACCTGCGGGTGCGACGCATCGAAGATCGCTGGTACACAGACCATCCCGGCGTGATGAGGCAACGGCCGAGCAGCTGA
- a CDS encoding DUF7218 family protein — protein sequence MPNPSIKDEKLYEELRDEGNSKEKAARISNAAAARGRSSVGRAGGKSGSYDDWTVDDLRGRAKKLGLKGYSGKNKRELIGMLRNH from the coding sequence ATGCCGAATCCGTCTATCAAGGACGAAAAGCTCTACGAGGAGTTGCGCGACGAGGGCAACTCGAAGGAAAAAGCAGCCCGGATCTCCAACGCCGCGGCCGCCAGGGGTCGTTCGAGCGTCGGCCGCGCGGGCGGCAAGTCGGGTTCCTACGACGACTGGACGGTCGATGATCTGCGTGGCCGGGCGAAAAAACTTGGACTCAAAGGGTATTCCGGCAAGAACAAGCGCGAGCTGATCGGGATGCTCCGGAACCATTGA
- a CDS encoding DUF6131 family protein, whose amino-acid sequence MILLGAILLILGLVFDIYLLWVAGVILLVIGAVFWLLGAIGRPVAGRRSWY is encoded by the coding sequence ATGATTCTGCTCGGTGCAATTCTGCTCATCCTCGGCCTGGTCTTCGACATCTACCTGCTGTGGGTGGCCGGCGTGATCCTGCTGGTCATCGGTGCGGTGTTCTGGCTGCTCGGAGCCATCGGGCGGCCGGTCGCCGGACGGCGCAGCTGGTACTGA